In a single window of the Candidatus Hydrogenedentota bacterium genome:
- a CDS encoding GDP-mannose 4,6-dehydratase, whose translation MKRILVTGAAGFIGSHLVDTLLARGDEVLGVDSFNTYYDPAIKRRNLSQAEGMDRFSLSEIDICDEAALRAVFAAFQPEVVVHLAARAGVRPSLQDPNLYHRVNVIGGQHILDACRDFKPSHLVFASSSSVYGGSKEVPFRETDPVMTPVSPYAATKRMNELQAHVYHHIYGVRTTMLRFFTVYGPRQRPDMAIHKFTKMILAGEPIPMFGDGSTYRDYTYIDDIIDGVVRCVDTPFDYEIFNLGESHTTSLRELITLIERHTGREAIIDEQPMQAGDVEKTYANVDHAGEKLGYAPRFTMDEGIKRFVTWYQDQNESSSAVTT comes from the coding sequence ATGAAACGCATTCTCGTCACCGGCGCCGCCGGTTTCATCGGCTCCCATCTGGTGGACACGTTGCTCGCGCGGGGCGACGAAGTCCTTGGTGTGGACAGTTTCAATACCTACTACGATCCCGCCATCAAGCGGCGCAATCTCTCCCAGGCCGAGGGTATGGACCGCTTCAGCCTGAGCGAGATCGACATCTGCGACGAAGCCGCCCTGCGCGCGGTCTTCGCGGCGTTCCAGCCCGAGGTGGTGGTCCATCTGGCGGCGCGTGCGGGCGTACGGCCTTCCCTGCAGGACCCCAATCTCTATCACCGCGTGAACGTCATCGGCGGCCAGCACATCCTCGATGCCTGCCGCGATTTCAAGCCCTCGCACCTGGTCTTCGCGTCGAGTTCGTCGGTCTACGGCGGCAGCAAAGAGGTGCCCTTCCGCGAGACGGACCCCGTGATGACGCCCGTGAGCCCCTATGCCGCCACCAAGCGCATGAACGAACTTCAGGCGCATGTCTACCACCACATTTACGGCGTGCGCACGACCATGCTTCGCTTCTTCACCGTCTACGGGCCCCGTCAGCGCCCCGATATGGCCATCCATAAATTCACAAAGATGATCCTCGCGGGGGAGCCCATCCCCATGTTCGGCGACGGCTCCACCTATCGCGACTACACCTACATCGACGATATCATCGACGGCGTCGTGCGCTGCGTCGACACACCCTTCGACTACGAGATTTTCAACCTCGGCGAAAGCCATACCACCAGCCTGCGTGAATTGATTACGCTCATCGAACGCCACACGGGTCGCGAGGCCATCATCGACGAGCAGCCCATGCAGGCGGGCGATGTGGAAAAGACCTACGCCAACGTGGATCACGCCGGAGAAAAGCTGGGCTACGCCCCGCGCTTTACCATGGACGAAGGCATCAAACGCTTCGTGACTTGGTATCAAGATCAGAATGAATCCTCATCCGCGGTCACAACCTGA
- a CDS encoding aspartate aminotransferase family protein yields MDTLTVQIGDDHSDLRSEGDLNLSDARLRWQAEHLDRDTRTLLDEDAAVFLHQSLSTPCLNALESCEGPHIVDTQGRRIFDFHGNSLHQVGHANPKVIEAIQRQLAELAFCPRRYTNRPAIDLAKKLVEKAPGDLSRVLFAPGGTSAIGMALKLARAATGRYKTISMWDSFHGASLDAISIGGEAIFRKGIGPLMPGTEHVPPPDPASCPFKCGTVCTLQCADYIEYVLEKEGDVAAVISETVRSTPYIPPPDYWKRVRAACDRHGALLILDEIPTCLGRTGTFYTHEHYGIVPDMVVIGKGLGGGVFPLAALLAREHLNSAMPERALGHYTHEKNPVACAAALATIAFIEENDLLEHVTELGTYTLERLRGLQEEFPCIGDVRGLGLLLGVAIVEPGTAKPAPAHAEKILYAALSRGLSFKVSMGNVLTLAPALTITREQMDEALGILAQSLSST; encoded by the coding sequence ATGGATACCCTGACCGTGCAAATAGGCGATGACCACAGCGACCTCCGTTCCGAGGGCGACCTAAACCTTTCCGACGCACGGCTTCGCTGGCAGGCCGAACACCTGGACCGGGATACCCGCACCCTGCTGGACGAAGACGCCGCGGTGTTCCTGCACCAGTCCCTCTCCACGCCCTGCCTGAACGCGCTGGAAAGCTGCGAAGGCCCTCATATCGTGGATACCCAGGGGCGGCGCATCTTCGATTTCCACGGCAATTCTCTGCATCAGGTGGGCCATGCAAACCCGAAGGTCATCGAAGCCATCCAGCGGCAACTGGCCGAGCTGGCCTTCTGCCCACGGCGCTACACCAACCGACCGGCCATCGATCTCGCGAAAAAGCTCGTGGAAAAAGCACCCGGCGATCTCAGCCGCGTCCTTTTCGCGCCAGGGGGCACCTCCGCCATCGGCATGGCCCTCAAGCTCGCCCGCGCCGCCACCGGCCGCTACAAGACCATTTCCATGTGGGATTCCTTCCATGGCGCCTCCCTCGACGCCATCTCCATAGGCGGCGAGGCCATATTCCGGAAGGGAATCGGTCCCTTGATGCCGGGAACGGAGCACGTGCCCCCGCCCGACCCCGCGAGTTGCCCTTTCAAATGCGGGACGGTCTGCACCCTCCAGTGCGCGGACTATATCGAGTATGTGCTCGAAAAAGAGGGCGATGTCGCCGCCGTCATCTCGGAGACGGTTCGCAGCACGCCCTATATTCCGCCGCCGGACTACTGGAAGCGCGTCCGTGCCGCCTGCGATCGCCACGGCGCTCTGCTGATTCTCGACGAAATCCCCACCTGCCTCGGGCGGACCGGCACCTTCTACACCCACGAGCACTACGGTATCGTCCCCGATATGGTCGTCATCGGCAAGGGACTCGGCGGCGGCGTCTTCCCCCTGGCCGCCCTCCTCGCCCGGGAGCACCTGAACAGCGCCATGCCCGAGCGCGCCCTCGGCCACTACACCCACGAAAAGAATCCCGTCGCCTGCGCCGCCGCATTGGCCACGATAGCCTTCATCGAAGAGAACGACCTCCTCGAGCACGTGACGGAACTGGGGACTTACACCCTGGAGCGTCTGCGCGGGTTGCAGGAAGAATTTCCGTGCATCGGCGACGTGCGTGGACTCGGCCTGCTGCTGGGTGTCGCCATCGTCGAGCCCGGGACCGCTAAGCCCGCCCCCGCGCATGCGGAGAAAATCCTCTATGCCGCCCTCAGTCGCGGATTGAGCTTCAAAGTCAGCATGGGCAACGTGCTCACCCTCGCGCCCGCGCTCACCATCACGCGGGAGCAAATGGACGAGGCGCTGGGGATATTGGCGCAAAGCCTCTCTTCTACTTGA
- the gmd gene encoding GDP-mannose 4,6-dehydratase: protein MPDHAPRAIITGITGQDGSYLAELLLDKGYEVYGLVRRSSTEKFERINHIKDRVKLIQADLADQVSLIEAVGSIRPREVYNLAAQSFVPVSWNQPLLTGDITALGVTRILEAVRYVNKDIRFYQASSSEMFGHVRETPQTESTPFYPRSPYGVAKVYGHWITVNYRESYDMYACSGILFNHESPRRGLEFVTRKITDGVARIKLGLQSELRLGNLDAKRDWGYAGDYVRAMWLMLQQDTPDDYVIATEETHSVREFCELAFARAGLNYDAYVKVDPKFYRPAEVHVLLGDCTKARKQLGWVPECSFAELVNRMVDADLARVQAEIDNRIVTV from the coding sequence ATGCCCGACCACGCACCCCGCGCCATTATCACCGGCATCACCGGCCAGGACGGCTCCTACCTCGCCGAACTCCTTTTGGACAAAGGCTATGAGGTCTACGGCCTCGTGCGCCGCTCCAGCACGGAGAAATTTGAGCGCATCAATCACATCAAAGATCGCGTAAAGCTGATTCAGGCCGATCTGGCGGACCAGGTTTCGCTCATCGAGGCCGTGGGAAGCATTCGCCCCCGCGAGGTGTACAACCTGGCCGCACAGTCTTTCGTGCCCGTATCCTGGAACCAGCCCCTGCTCACCGGCGACATCACGGCCCTGGGCGTGACCCGAATCCTCGAAGCCGTGCGCTACGTGAACAAGGACATTCGCTTCTATCAGGCATCCTCCAGCGAGATGTTCGGCCATGTGCGCGAGACGCCCCAGACTGAATCGACGCCCTTCTACCCCCGCAGTCCCTATGGCGTGGCCAAGGTCTACGGTCACTGGATTACCGTGAACTATCGCGAAAGCTACGACATGTACGCCTGCTCCGGGATCCTCTTCAATCACGAGTCGCCCCGGCGCGGCCTCGAATTTGTCACGCGCAAGATTACCGACGGCGTTGCCCGCATCAAGTTGGGCCTGCAATCGGAATTGCGCCTCGGCAACCTGGACGCGAAGCGCGACTGGGGCTATGCCGGTGATTATGTCCGCGCCATGTGGCTCATGCTTCAGCAGGACACGCCCGACGACTACGTTATCGCCACGGAAGAGACCCACAGCGTGCGGGAATTCTGCGAGCTTGCCTTCGCCCGCGCGGGCCTGAATTACGACGCCTATGTCAAAGTCGACCCGAAATTTTACCGGCCTGCGGAAGTTCATGTGTTGCTCGGCGACTGCACCAAGGCGCGAAAACAACTAGGCTGGGTGCCGGAATGCAGCTTCGCGGAACTGGTTAATCGCATGGTCGACGCCGATCTGGCCCGCGTCCAGGCCGAAATCGACAACCGCATCGTCACGGTATGA